A stretch of the Neodiprion lecontei isolate iyNeoLeco1 chromosome 4, iyNeoLeco1.1, whole genome shotgun sequence genome encodes the following:
- the LOC124293935 gene encoding uncharacterized protein LOC124293935, whose translation MWQIVLKIGKNVTDNMQVCSLHFKQSDYFSPDLSSKGKRRLKQNAVPSCNLPSTDKTPRLITNKNTDRETRRLRRDKSRNEVLPASQLSCQDQDVLDTNNLDTNNLTEEPDDQGESSSISLVQDTPLLTENDQILATKRLVDIGVQIKSGDLITDFCDILKTEKELNTLTGIINFDILKTIIDVVKDGFPKYRFETMNLRSKIIMTFIKLKHNLSYAILAVLFKYSSLSQCRRVVLKIIDMLYVCLKEGIPFPYKDEISKNLPVCFDDFRNVRIVLDCTEIFIQRPKNLCCQQASYSRYKSTYTIKFMTGVTPGGIISFISEMYGGRVSDDAIFEQSKILNYLEKGEAIMVDKGFRVDKLCKEKDIKLIRPPFKKEQLQFTREESRLNAKIARARVHVERSNQRLKVFKVLGSRMPIGLVKKGKEILTIIGAVVNLSSPILKDDKFLSEKE comes from the exons atgtggcaaattgtgttaaaaattggtaaaaatgttACCGATAACATGCAAGTTTGTTCTTTGCATTTTAAACAgtccgattatttttcaccag ATTTAAGCTCCAAAGGCAAACGAAGATTAAAACAAAATGCAGTTCCTTCATGTAATTTACCTTCTACAGACAAGACACCAAGATTAATCACCAACAAAAATACTGACAGAGAGACAAGAAGATTACGAAGAGATAAGAGTAGGAATGAAGTATTGCCAGCTAGTCAGCTTAGTTGTCAAGATCAGGATGTGTTAGATACTAATAACTTAGATACTAATAATTTGACAGAGGAACCGGATGACCAAGGAGAAAGTAGTTCCATCAGTTTAGTTCAAGATACACCTCTGCTTACAGAAAATGACCAAATTTTGGCTACAAAACGCCTGGTTGATATTGGTGTTCAGATTAAAAGCGGGGATTTAATCACAGATTTTTGtgatattttaaaaactgaaaaagaGCTCAACACACTAACTggtattattaattttgataTCTTAAAAACTATTATTGACGTGGTAAAGGATGGCTTTCCTAAATATAGATTTGAAACGATGAACCTtcgaagtaaaataataatgacattCATAAAATTGAAGCATAATTTATCATATGCAATCTTGGCAGTTTTGTTTAAGTATTCATCTTTATCACAGTGTCGAAGAGTAGTCCTTAAGATAATCGATATGCTTTATGTTTGTTTGAAAGAAGGCATTCCTTTTCCGTATAAAGATGAAATTTCTAAGAATCTCCCAGTATGTTTTGATGATTTTAGAAATGTGAGAATCGTTCTAGATTGcactgaaatatttatccaaAGACCAAAAAATCTATGCTGTCAACAAGCAAGTTATTCTCGGTACAAAAGTACTtacacaataaaatttatgacTGGAGTAACTCCTGGAGGaataatatcatttattaGTGAAATGTACGGAGGAAGAGTTTCAGATGATGCGATATTTGAacaatccaaaatattaaattatctAGAAAAAGGTGAAGCAATAATGGTTGATAAAGGGTTTCGAGTTGATAAATTATGCAAGGAAAAAGATATTAAGCTTATAAGGCCTCCATTTAAGAAAGAGCAGCTTCAATTTACCAGAGAAGAATCACGATTGAACGCTAAAATAGCGAGAGCTCGTGTACACGTGGAACGTTCTAATCAACGACTCAAAGTCTTTAAAGTTTTAGGTTCGCGAATGCCAATTGGTTTAGTGAAGAAAGGCaaagaaattttaacaataattgGTGCAGTTGTCAATTTAAGCTCTCCGATTTTGAaagatgataaatttttgtctGAAAAGGAATAa
- the LOC124293941 gene encoding uncharacterized protein LOC124293941, translating into MSYVNLLDYLESTTRSRNFIEGEQVVNANHLIYTGILSENEEQYELLSYCIQSSNTRGDPHEITTVISKTDKVISSVCSCTAGNSGTCKHSAGVLVFCTRNDLAGFKTVSSTDRKCLWSAPRNACLEQYNPKPLSEHGCFNIKKNHKELSDDVKKSIKEKLFSKNLKSALSEHAYERE; encoded by the exons ATGTCATATGTAAACT TATTGGATTATTTGGAGTCTACAACGAGAAGccgaaattttattgaaggCGAGCAAGTTGTCAATGCGAATCATTTAATTTATACGGGAATTTTGAGTGAAAATGAAGAGCagtatgaattattatcatattGTATACAATCATCCAATACTCGGGGAGATCCTCACGAAATAACAACAGTTATTAGTAAAACTGATAAGGTTATTTCCTCAGTGTGCAGCTGTACAGCTGGGAACAGTGGAACATGTAAACATAGTGCTGGTGTTTTGGTGTTTTGCACACG taatgATTTGGCTGGCTTCAAAACGGTTTCATCAACAGACAGGAAATGTCTTTGGAGTGCACCTCGCAATGCTTGTTTGGAACAATATAATCCAAAGCCTTTGAGTGAACACGGCTGCTtcaatataaagaaaaatcacaagGAACTAAGTGATGATGTCAAGAAGTCAATcaaggaaaaacttttttcgaagaatttaAAATCAGCTTTGTCAGAGCATGCGTACGAGCGTgaatga